The following are encoded in a window of Pectinophora gossypiella chromosome 8, ilPecGoss1.1, whole genome shotgun sequence genomic DNA:
- the LOC126368869 gene encoding uncharacterized protein LOC126368869 yields the protein MISNATSTLGVGWIPKSDELYFPIDPPSPSKVISKRSILSSTFKIFDPLGLLSSCTIKPKMLLQELWAEHKVGWDDPVPEKIKSAWLSFVQGISSLGELRMSRHVLVDEPAHVEMHCFCDASQRAYGACIYLKSCNDQGDSKVSLLCAKSRVSPIAPTTIPRLELCAAVLGAQLAAATTQALRIKIDRHVYWSDSKIVLCWLRTTRRTKTFVANRVGTIKELTDPYSWRYVPTSQNPADLVSRGVDPREIANSVMWWQGPSFLQQEESLWPEANLEEESELPEVKVLATVVGEAPLDLTRISRLSVAQRAYARVLRWFHNAKRSNANNQLTGSLSALELNNSLNVLIKTSQRDSFNADISLVLKNKPLKSKSDLISLNPFIDTDGILRVGGRISASAYSVDKKHPILLHARHQFTKLLFLQEHARLLHAGPQLLLASVRDRYWPVGGRNLARQVAKKCLVCRRFKGQHMTNIMGNLPSERLNPDFPFTNVGTDFAGPFLITDRKGRGCKITKCYLCIFICLNYKCIHLEAVSELSKDAFMLSLKRFIARRGLPKKIFCDNGTNFVAAAREINDFFKSKDNVNSIFDFTAQQGIDFKFSPAYAPHFGGLFEAGVKSAKFHLHRIMSNAHLTFEELCSLFSQIEAILNSRPLCPLSPSPTDLQPLTPGHFLIGRPLTALPAAQLLDCNTNRLDRYQRLEQIRQHFWRRWSSEYVSELQQRTKWKVRSKALRLNDLVLLKDDSVPPLCWRLGRVNKMFPGSDGVPRVADVMTSRGLVRRAINRICLLPTEDDHLS from the coding sequence ATGATTAGCAACGCTACAAGCACTTTAGGTGTTGGATGGATACCTAAATCCGATGAACTTTATTTCCCAATCGACCCCCCTTCACCGTCAAAGGTTATCTCTAAGAGGTCAATATTGTCTTCCACTTTCAAGATTTTCGATCCACTCGGCTTGTTGTCATCCTGCACCATAAAACCAAAGATGCTACTCCAAGAGCTCTGGGCTGAACATAAGGTTGGCTGGGACGATCCCGTGCCAGAGAAAATTAAGTCTGCCTGGCTCAGTTTTGTTCAGGGAATCAGCAGCCTTGGGGAATTAAGGATGTCCAGGCATGTTTTAGTTGATGAACCAGCGCACGTCGAAATGCACTGTTTTTGCGACGCTTCGCAAAGAGCCTATGGCGCTTGCATTTATCTCAAATCATGCAATGACCAGGGTGATAGTAAAGTGAGCCTACTATGCGCTAAGTCGCGCGTTTCACCTATCGCGCCTACTACGATTCCACGTTTGGAACTATGTGCTGCTGTGCTCGGGGCGCAATTGGCAGCAGCTACTACCCAGGCCTTGCGGATTAAAATCGATCGTCACGTTTATTGGAGCGACTCAAAAATAGTCCTATGCTGGTTACGAACCACAAGGAGAACGAAAACGTTTGTTGCCAATAGGGTGGGAACCATAAAGGAACTTACGGATCCATACTCCTGGCGATATGTGCCCACTTCTCAAAATCCTGCCGATCTTGTATCGCGGGGCGTCGACCCTAGGGAAATTGCTAACTCAGTGATGTGGTGGCAGGGTCCCTCCTTCCTGCAACAGGAAGAGTCCTTGTGGCCCGAGGCAAACCTTGAGGAAGAATCGGAGTTGCCAGAGGTCAAGGTCCTTGCTACTGTGGTGGGGGAAGCCCCTCTCGATCTTACAAGGATCTCAAGGCTATCAGTTGCTCAGCGTGCCTATGCACGCGTTCTTAGATGGTTTCACAATGCTAAACGGTCAAATGCAAATAATCAACTTACCGGGTCATTATCGGCTTTAGAACTTAACAATTCATTAAATGTGCTAATTAAAACTTCACAAAGGGACTCATTTAATGCAGATATAAgtcttgttttaaaaaataaaccgcTTAAGTCCAAATCTGATCTGATTTCACTAAATCCTTTCATCGACACAGATGGAATTTTGCGTGTTGGTGGTCGTATTTCTGCGTCTGCATACAGTGTTGATAAGAAGCATCCCATATTGTTGCACGCTCGTCATCAATTCACCAAGCTGCTTTTCCTCCAAGAGCATGCAAGGCTTCTACATGCCGGCCCTCAGCTACTACTTGCGTCTGTAAGAGACCGCTACTGGCCCGTGGGCGGACGCAATTTGGCGCGGCAAGTAGCCAAGAAGTGCCTTGTGTGCCGTCGATTCAAAGGGCAACATATGACGAACATTATGGGCAATCTACCGTCGGAGCGACTTAACCCAGATTTTCCCTTCACCAACGTAGGCACTGATTTTGCAGGTCCATTTCTGATCACTGATCGCAAAGGTAGGGGATGTAAAATAACGAAATGTTATCTCTGCATTTTCATATGCCTCAATTATAAGTGCATACATTTGGAAGCTGTCAGTGAGCTCTCTAAAGACGCCTTTATGTTGTCACTGAAAAGATTTATTGCCCGCAGAGGTCTGCCTAAGAAAATTTTCTGTGACAACGGAACAAACTTTGTTGCCGCGGCTCGCGAAATCAATGATTTTTTTAAGTCCAAGGACAATGTAAACtccatttttgatttcacagcTCAGCAGGGCATCGATTTTAAATTTTCCCCGGCATACGCTCCTCATTTTGGAGGCTTGTTTGAGGCCGGGGTCAAGTCAGCAAAATTTCACTTGCACAGAATAATGAGTAATGCACACTTGACATTTGAGGAACTGTGCTCCTTGTTTTCACAAATCGAGGCCATCCTCAATAGCCGGCCCCTTTGTCCTCTCAGTCCCTCGCCCACAGACCTACAGCCCCTCACTCCGGGACACTTTTTGATTGGCAGGCCTCTTACCGCACTGCCAGCCGCTCAACTGTTGGACTGCAACACCAATCGTCTCGACCGCTATCAGCGCCTGGAGCAGATTCGTCAGCATTTCTGGAGACGGTGGTCAAGTGAATACGTCTCGGAGCTTCAGCAGCGCACGAAATGGAAGGTCCGGTCCAAGGCTCTGCGGCTTAATGACCTTGTCTTACTGAAGGATGACAGCGTTCCTCCACTGTGTTGGCGCCTCGGCAGGGTCAACAAGATGTTTCCCGGCTCAGATGGTGTACCTCGCGTTGCTGACGTCATGACTTCGCGGGGACTTGTCCGTCGCGCCATCAACCGCATTTGTCTACTACCCACAGAAGACGACCACTTGTCTTGA